The Vanessa cardui chromosome 2, ilVanCard2.1, whole genome shotgun sequence genome contains the following window.
TAATGAAAGAGTATCTTACACAACCCTAACCATGTAAAATTCaaattgcataaataataatataaagcgttatacaatttataatttactaacgaCCCGATATGAACTCACAgagaaaacttctaaaattatcagcgtttctttactaataatccatgtattatatatagaaaccTTCATCgaatcgaatcactctatctataaaaaaaaaccgcatcaaaatccgttgcatattATTAAAGGTTGAAGCATAGACAGGAgaagagaaagcgactttattttatactacgtagtgatATATTGGGTGTTTTAAAATTTCTCCAGAGAAaaagtgaaatattatatattattgtttaataaaaacttgtatGCATATTCCTTGATAGTTTACGCAAGAGCACTTCCTCTAACAGATAGCGTCAGTGAATATTTTAAAGGGTTTCTTATCTGATCGCACGCCATTCgctactttataataattattgttctcCGTTGATCCTCCGGGGCATTGAGGCGTGAAACAAGCGCGAAAAAcatcattacatatattattcttctcgcaaatacatataattattgtcTGCAATCACTGCACTTAATTTTGCAACTATGTGTATATTAACACGTGtgcttgtttgttttatttatatataatttgttattatgttattaattataataatatattagagaaCCGCTCTGGCTTCGTACAGgtgcattttattaataaagaaagttaTAGGGTACGCGTGTAGTTATAGTACTCATGATTTATCTTATTACAGAGAGGTTACTCTAcccatacatacaaaaatatattttagtcaatgatattctaataaacagatacgttatacccatactaaacaacagaaaaagtgtgccgcgccggggaccgtttattttagtttatttttacatttcgttaaaagtaaaaaggatagcttgataaaaacaataagtaaaagggataactagatgttttaattacgcaaaacgtattactacgtaattatgatgtattataacgtattactacataaaacaactaatttaattagttaataatatatctgtttactGCAACATTATTGATTTtagtatattagtatatattataattttctcaaCAGGCCAGAAGCAAAGGGACCGCTCCCGGCGAAGGCTCCACTCGCTGGCACACATATTCTCATGATCATCTGTGCCATCCTCTTCCTGACCTTGATGCTGCTGGGTCTCGGAGTTTCCTACCTGTGTCTGAGGAGACGCGCCCTGCCAGCGCCGAGAAGACTCATCGATGACTCCTCAGCTTCGATTATCAGTCGAGAGAGTATTCAAGGTAACACGTGTTTCacaaatcatatatattttgcaaagatgttagtaaaaatataagatcAAATAATTGGAGATTAATTTTGGACACTTATCTAGTAGACGAATCGTTTGAAACTTCTACTGAAAAACTATTAACtaattactagcgacccactcCAGCTTCACACGGATGCAATACAttagaaatatctaaaattatctgtgtttctttactatattgtcgatgtattatatacaaaaaccttcctctcgaatcactcaaactctattaaaaaacagcatcaatttgttgcgtaattttaaatatctaagcatacatagggacagacagtggtaagcgactttgttttatactatgataaAATGTGATGCTAACTCATCTAAATGTGTTAACAGAGGTAAAGATCCCGCGAGCGCACCCCGTGTACCCGGTGACGGCGGAGAGCGCCAGCGTCGCGTCCGACACGATACCTTCCGACTACCCGTCAGAGACGCCCAGCGAGGCAGAGGCGCACGTCAACCAGGCTTTCATGATTGACGAGTACCAGAGCGAAGGTGAGAACACGTAGCTTTGCTTCCTTCAGCTTTATTCATTCGTGCCTCGAGATCCATTAACTTTAATATAGAGTTCCTGCCAGTAAATCCACAGGAATTCATTTATCAGCAAatcattttttaagtattatcaccaataaggttttaatataattgtaaataattcaaatcttactaattataaatatattgtattgggAACGAAACCATTAAGAATTCCGAAGTCAATAAAATGACGTATAAAAATAGATAGGTATTTTTTGAAAAGtgtttcatgttttttttatcttaaaatcaattttgttcAAAGAGTTAATTTagtatttactataatattttataaaaacttcatCTAATAAGCATACATCCATAAATTAACGTTCTAACAAATATTAAACCGCTAACAGGGTATGGCGAATCTCACGAAACAAGTGCTCACTCGCGCATGCACTCCCACGCAGGCGCACCAGCCTTCGACGTGCGCGTACGAGTACAACGACCACCCGCCCCACCTTCCCCCATCTCCACCATCACTACCACTGAGGTAGACGGCGGTAGCATGAGGTGAGTCGATTAGTCAGAAgtgttttgatttttgttacttaacacatttaaataaaatggtcTAAGAATATATCCTTGCGGGACTCCTTTTACATATTTCTTGACAgagtttgtaataaaatagtaatcacTTAAACGATTTTTGTTACAGTTATcacgtattttaaaatattactgatttataacataaaagttCTCTACATCAAGTAGActcaaataaaaactaataatactaattttacACTTTATAAACGCATGGAATTTGTTATTCTGATTATAATTACTAATTGAAATAAGAATCCCTCAATACGAAATGTATCCTGATGAATAATGATGAATAATGAGTTAATGTGAACGGTTGTTTAGGCAAATGACGATGTTAGACGAGCACGAGCGCCAGGAGTCCGTGCGCACGGTGTCGCCGGGCGCGCTGCCGCtgcccgcgcgcgccgcccgcgccgagccgcccgcgcgcccgccgcgcccgcccgcGCTCTACTCCGAGGTCAGCAGGGACCGACAGGTAGCCACAGCTTGCTAGTGTTGTTACCTTTAGACGAATCTATGATCGACACGACatcaacatcagcctgtaaaagCTGGtaagctgggctaaagcctcctctcttttgggagaaggtttggaaaatattccaccacgctgtctaaatgtggtttggtggaatacacatgttgaatttctatgaaattagacacatgcaggtttcctcagaatgttttcctttaacgcAGAGCATGAGGtgaattatcaacacaaattaagcacatgaacaatccgtggtgcttgcctgggtttgaacccgcaagcatcggttaagatgcacgcgttctaaccactagaccgTCTCGGGTCTCACTTGTAATTATGGAACGGACAAAAGAGAAGTTCGAGAATCACAATCCATTTTTATCGTGAAATAATaagttgttaaaattaatatcactTTCGTCATTCTGCACACATTCTACACTATTAATCACATTCAAATTAATGTTTCGATCAATTTTCGACGTTCATGACTTTCTATCTTGATGAAcgattaacatttaattttgatttaaaaaagatcTATTTCTATCCACACTATCATTATCTATTtgtgataatttattaaaaatatcatgagTGTTGTCATGTGGTACTATATAATCTACATTAAGTGTAACAGTCACGTTATTACCATCATCACATAAGTGCACTATCATGTCACTAACCAGGACTGGGCGCGTCGTCCGCGCTCCATCGCGTCCCTCAACACGGAGATGACGGACACACACTCCGTCACCGAGGTCACGGACAGATCTCACGCGAGAATGTTCCACATCAAGGTACTCGTGACGTCATATCGTTTGTTTGGTGATAGCATTTTGTTTGTGGTGATGGCATTTTTTAATAGATCATTTTCGCTGACTGACATGACTTTTGTCTTTAGGAAATGTGCCAACTTGCGGAGCTACTTAGATTTTTTGGTAGAATCCAAAGATTTTATAATTGTGTAGATTTTGCTTTCCAGCTTActgcttataaaaatattttgcaattcgatatttatgattattttttgttcagAAACCTCCTCCGCCACCTCCTGTGATGAAGGAACGTCTGGAAACCGAGGAGCAAGAAATGCTCATGGAAAGCCTCGAGCCCATCTCCGAAACACCCATTATGCCTGCTAGGTAAGATcttgtaaagaatattttaggacattcctaaaaatattatgtattcaattGTCAGGACaccattatgaaatatttaattattattttatttaatatcgatattttttaattattataacaattattaacatgaaatacttaaatatacacaaatatgaattaaaaatagttaccgtatgaatcttgaccgcgtgtTGGCAAGAATTGTCCATTGTCGTGTCCCAGTCTGTCTCCAgtagaggcaataaggcgaggtgttatacttctgatgaagctttttggcccgctactccaagggccaagtgtttGACAGCTATATATGTAAACatccataatattatttttcaggaAACCCGAAATCACCTCTCACGTAGTAGACGACGTGTTCCTCCGCACGATAACCGAGAAGAAGACGATCGAAGACATTGAGCGCCACAAGCGGCTGGTGACGGAGTACCGCCAGGTGCCACCACCGCCGCCGCAGTTCGACGTGACCATCCGCAACCACACACTGCCCGATGCGCAGTGGGAGAACTTCTCGGACATCAGCAGCGCCTCTGGCATGACGCTGACACCGAAGATGGAGAGGGTGCCGCTGTCGCTACCGCCCCAGAAGTACATTGGtaagaatttttaaaacttaaaattttattgcagataattaattatacatcataatatatgagacgatattttttttttccaaaaatatatagtaagtcACTTCagtatattgataatataatcgCATTTTTgttagaaatgaaataaaataaaaatgtgtccGCAATATAGAGTATGATAAAAGCTTATTATTGATAGTAAAAACATTTATGTCTTGGTCATATCTAATTTTTTGGATTTCCGTACTGTAAGCTGCATTCTTTTCATTTTGACTTTCCAAAATCCTCTTAACAAGGATAAAATGGTTAACGAAAATACAAAATGCAGGTAAAGGTGGTCCAGATCTGTTCTCCCCTGAGCTGATCAAGCAGACGGGTGCGGTGTACCCGTCACCATCATCTCCCGATCTGCCATTATTGCCTGAGTTGCCGCCCGCGCGCAATCCCTTGTACAGAGAAGAAGATGACGAAGATGTAGCAGAACCGACTCCAGCCCCACCAGTGCCACCAAACTGGAACGTTCTTACCAGGGTCTTGAAGACAGAAGCACAAGATGAGgtgaaatatcaaataaaatgttaataagaaTCTGGCATGACTTGGACGTGGATGTTTTGTATTTAGAAACTTTTTGAGAAAAAGTTATTGGACGTGGGTGAAGCTGcacactatttttaattttatgatataggttgacgAGCAATtgggccatctgatgataagtggtctccaccgcccataggcaatgacgctgtaagaaatattaaccactcctttcattgccaatgcgccaccaactttaggaactaagatgttatttcccttgtgcctatcTTTTTAACcggaatacaatataataatactgtgTTCTGCtgttttgtggtagaatatttgatgagtgggtagtaatTAGTTAGGTAGGCTTACCACCGGTATAAAACAgctagaatataatataatacagataaataaaatcatttctgGTAGCTGACAGATCCGAAtttgaaatcaaaaatatttatgtaacacGACTATAACGAATCGTTTTCTTACAGGTGCTCTTAGAAACGGAGCGATCGTACCGCCTCACCCGCGAGGAGCGTCTCCGCTGGCGCGAGCTGATAACGCACGAGAGCACGCTGCGCCGCGAGCTGGCGCGCTCCTCCACGCGCGAGGACTTCACTCGAGTGGCACACGACCATCGCTTCGCCCCGCTGTACGCTCCGCCCAAGTGGGAGGTCATCATACGCATTCTTGCTCCACCTCCCGACAAGCCTAAGGTAGGTCGAGGAAAACGTAAgatctacatatacatatattcgatTCGAGTTTCCACACTAAGTGTTTCAATATAAAGAGATATTTGTGTTCGTCATTACATTTTGGATGGATATTTAAAGATaggtaattaaatgtttatccATAGTAAATGTTTTAATCACATTTGAGGAAACTATTTACTTCTGAGTTTGTGGTTGATTATTCTCGGtaccaatgaaattaaatcatgtAACATACATAGGtcgtttaatttcattcaaagaTTTGATTGAATATAGTTGAATCCACGATAATGCCGTTATGAGCGCGTTCTTAAGTTACTTTACCATTTgccaaatatataatcaaaatatattgtactagaGAAAATAGGAACTGAATTTCCTTTTAAGAATCAAAACGCCATCCACCATATTTGAATAGAAAACTCAATTAAAAATGACTTTCTATATTACCAAGTGAACCTAGTCTAGATAAGTGTGCCCATGTTATAACAAACCCCAAGCACTCTGTAACCGGAGCCGTGTCCGCAGAACCGGTACCGCAAGAAGTCTGAGTGGGAGTCGCGGTCGCGGCGCAGCTCGCTGCCCACGCTGTACGAGTACGACAGCGACGCCGCGTCGCTGCGCGACCCGCCGCGCTCGCGCCGCTCCTCCTACCGCAGCGACCACGGAGACATGAGGTACTGCATCTTGTACCAGAGCCGAGAGCCGCCACCTCACCGAATCCCAGACTTAACTACCTTTAGATATAGCTTATTTAGCACTTGTATAGATTTTGAAGGCCCTTAAGTGACTTGTACTCAAAATTTGGTTAATGTTTTACTCTTTAAGTATGTAAATAATCTACAATATCTTAATTTGTGtgaatgaagtatattacaACATAACTTAGATGGAGAGTTGCGCGATACGGTgctatttctgttggttgtataaatccgcagtatttatacaaccaatacaaatagcaggttttaatgaatttgccgatgtcacatctatgttgtgtcgtactatatgccATACATCATTGAATAATACcgtttttacaaattttggtgctatttaaataaacaacgcTTACAACAAACAAAATTCCGTTTCAATATGGCGAACCGAGTTCATATATCTGTGGTACTCTGTTATCACTTTTTGTAATTGAGTTGAAAGTTTTTCTGGTGTAAGTGTGATTTAAAATAACCTTATCGTGTCGATGTGTCCAGGTCGATGTCAGAAATGATGGTCGATTACGCGCGAGAGCAGGCTGACACGCACTCCGAGGTGTCGGCGGGCACGCTCCTCGGCCGGTACTACGACGACGACAGCGACTCCGAGCACCAGTACCCCCATAACCCGTGAGTTAACTGATATAGTGAATACtagtttaacaaataaaaaccatTTAAGAAAGAACATTGCGATAGAGTAGGTTTTATCAACAACAAaacagaacaacaacaacagcctgtgtaTTTCCCACgactgggcaaaggcctcctctcctattgaggacTTGAGgaggtggaatatattccaccacactgttccaatgcaggttggtggaaagTATTAGTGGTAGTTTTTACTGTTCTATATATGAATACTTTCTAATTATTCCTTATAGTTGTAACAAGATTGTCTTTCAgattgtcattaaaatataatacacaacaacagccagtaaattcccactgctgggctaaaggcctcctctcccttacaggagaaggtttggaacatattccaccacgctgttccaatgcgggttggtggaatacacatgtggtagaatttctatgaaatttgtcacatgcaggtttcctcacgatgttttccttcaccgccgagtacgagatgaattataaagacaaattaagcacatgaatcagcggtgcttgcctgggtttgaacccgcaatcatcggttaagatgtacgcgttctaaccactgggccatctcacacaaaataatataccgTTTGGGTAATAAAGTAAAGCACTTGATTGCTAGATACGTTGAAAATTGGTGCTCCAATCATATTGTTGATCATACGTTATAgacatttattctcaaaaagacaTCATCATCATGTAAGTCGCTTACATGAGAATACGCAAATATGGTAATATAACATTCCTGTTCTTTTTAAAATGGCTACCCATTCAACGCATtggattattattgttattttattttataaataacgacAATAAGCCAATTATTACAAaagggatatttaccatgtattttattaccccgtttttaataactgtaatattacatagtatttttgtaatatgcCAATGTTTGGCAGGTCGTGGCGCCACTCGCTGCACCGCTCCGTGAGCCAGCCGTCGCTGGCGCGCTCCGCCACCGAGCTCACGGAGCAGTGGACGGCGCCCGACGGTGACGTCACGCCCACGCCCGGCCGCCGGGCCCGAGGTACGTGCACTTTACACTGGGTTACGCTCCCAAATGCTTAGAATAAAGACTATACCTTTGAGTTTTGagaaagatttataaatataattacgagGAAGCATTTAGTTATAGCGTATAAAATAAGATACCgcgaaatataatcaatttaccattttcaaattttgaaatgattaatcagattagaataaataaatcatattattcatcaaACGAGCACTTTttagaaacgcctggagttaggttgggattccatcataggacactagtTACTGTAGAGAACAGCATTATAAATCTGTtcatatgaaaagagcaacaaTGCAtatttcttgccgtttcttctcgatagaagctgctttccgaaacggtggtagtatttaattatcgacgacTCAAAAACGcttattgtgaagtttacttgaataaaattgatttgatttgatgttatAAATGTTTCCAGGTTCCCAAGGCGTGACCACCTTCACGTCGTCTGAAGTTCGTACATTCCAAGCGTCACGAGAATGGCGGGACTAAGAATGAGATCTGAGTCAACACAATCACCAATTTTAATCAATCATTCGGTAGTCGATCACAATGCTGTTAATGAATGAACGAAAAGACCGGACGTCGTTTGTCTTAATGACAGTTGACTTTAAGTTTTAATCGGCAATTATTTTGAACGATATTGAATGATTAATTGAAATTCGCTGATTTCAagtttatagttataatataggGCAACACAAACGCCATGAATATGTCATCTATCAATACTCTTGTCTCTTTATATCTTGAGACCTATAATTATGACCCTGATGAatgatgtaaaatataaagcattAGTTATTGTATATGATAAACACTGCCTTATAGGGTTTTTATATTGGGTCAATTATATATATCAGATTACATGTAGTTAGGAAGCTGGCGAATAAAATGTCAACATTATTCACTAATTTGTGAAGTTTTGtaagattaataatttaatatgtaattatctatgataatattaaatgtgaaagtagctgtCATGAAATTTGAAGTTTAAAGCAAACTGAAATTTTTGATAGTCTACTTTTTGGCCCTAAA
Protein-coding sequences here:
- the LOC124542637 gene encoding uncharacterized protein LOC124542637 isoform X2; amino-acid sequence: MALLWCVLACALSVAYAQSNYGSQANNIEYQGDGLPEQTILDGKVTKLDDLSPVIFLNRTRATLNCAAGSMQIELKFNEKFYGIAYADFDRHSACQVAGKGATSYKLELPLKGCGTKQDPLRVFTNNIVVRFHPGLEMDGDEVITIVCRYPPPIVPVFNPLIYTPEAKGPLPAKAPLAGTHILMIICAILFLTLMLLGLGVSYLCLRRRALPAPRRLIDDSSASIISRESIQEVKIPRAHPVYPVTAESASVASDTIPSDYPSETPSEAEAHVNQAFMIDEYQSEGAPAFDVRVRVQRPPAPPSPISTITTTEVDGGSMRQMTMLDEHERQESVRTVSPGALPLPARAARAEPPARPPRPPALYSEVSRDRQDWARRPRSIASLNTEMTDTHSVTEVTDRSHARMFHIKKPPPPPPVMKERLETEEQEMLMESLEPISETPIMPARKPEITSHVVDDVFLRTITEKKTIEDIERHKRLVTEYRQVPPPPPQFDVTIRNHTLPDAQWENFSDISSASGMTLTPKMERVPLSLPPQKYIGKGGPDLFSPELIKQTGAVYPSPSSPDLPLLPELPPARNPLYREEDDEDVAEPTPAPPVPPNWNVLTRVLKTEAQDEVLLETERSYRLTREERLRWRELITHESTLRRELARSSTREDFTRVAHDHRFAPLYAPPKWEVIIRILAPPPDKPKNRYRKKSEWESRSRRSSLPTLYEYDSDAASLRDPPRSRRSSYRSDHGDMRSMSEMMVDYAREQADTHSEVSAGTLLGRYYDDDSDSEHQYPHNPSWRHSLHRSVSQPSLARSATELTEQWTAPDGDVTPTPGRRARGSQGVTTFTSSEVRTFQASREWRD
- the LOC124542637 gene encoding uncharacterized protein LOC124542637 isoform X1: MALLWCVLACALSVAYAQSNYGSQANNIEYQGDGLPEQTILDGKVTKLDDLSPVIFLNRTRATLNCAAGSMQIELKFNEKFYGIAYADFDRHSACQVAGKGATSYKLELPLKGCGTKQDPLRVFTNNIVVRFHPGLEMDGDEVITIVCRYPPPIVPVFNPLIYTPEAKGPLPAKAPLAGTHILMIICAILFLTLMLLGLGVSYLCLRRRALPAPRRLIDDSSASIISRESIQEVKIPRAHPVYPVTAESASVASDTIPSDYPSETPSEAEAHVNQAFMIDEYQSEGYGESHETSAHSRMHSHAGAPAFDVRVRVQRPPAPPSPISTITTTEVDGGSMRQMTMLDEHERQESVRTVSPGALPLPARAARAEPPARPPRPPALYSEVSRDRQDWARRPRSIASLNTEMTDTHSVTEVTDRSHARMFHIKKPPPPPPVMKERLETEEQEMLMESLEPISETPIMPARKPEITSHVVDDVFLRTITEKKTIEDIERHKRLVTEYRQVPPPPPQFDVTIRNHTLPDAQWENFSDISSASGMTLTPKMERVPLSLPPQKYIGKGGPDLFSPELIKQTGAVYPSPSSPDLPLLPELPPARNPLYREEDDEDVAEPTPAPPVPPNWNVLTRVLKTEAQDEVLLETERSYRLTREERLRWRELITHESTLRRELARSSTREDFTRVAHDHRFAPLYAPPKWEVIIRILAPPPDKPKNRYRKKSEWESRSRRSSLPTLYEYDSDAASLRDPPRSRRSSYRSDHGDMRSMSEMMVDYAREQADTHSEVSAGTLLGRYYDDDSDSEHQYPHNPSWRHSLHRSVSQPSLARSATELTEQWTAPDGDVTPTPGRRARGSQGVTTFTSSEVRTFQASREWRD
- the LOC124542637 gene encoding uncharacterized protein LOC124542637 isoform X3, with protein sequence MALLWCVLACALSVAYAQSNYGSQANNIEYQGDGLPEQTILDGKVTKLDDLSPVIFLNRTRATLNCAAGSMQIELKFNEKFYGIAYADFDRHSACQVAGKGATSYKLELPLKGCGTKQDPLRVFTNNIVVRFHPGLEMDGDEVITIVCRYPPPIVPVFNPLIYTPEAKGPLPAKAPLAGTHILMIICAILFLTLMLLGLGVSYLCLRRRALPAPRRLIDDSSASIISRESIQEVKIPRAHPVYPVTAESASVASDTIPSDYPSETPSEAEAHVNQAFMIDEYQSEGYGESHETSAHSRMHSHAGAPAFDVRVRVQRPPAPPSPISTITTTEVDGGSMRQMTMLDEHERQESVRTVSPGALPLPARAARAEPPARPPRPPALYSEVSRDRQKPPPPPPVMKERLETEEQEMLMESLEPISETPIMPARKPEITSHVVDDVFLRTITEKKTIEDIERHKRLVTEYRQVPPPPPQFDVTIRNHTLPDAQWENFSDISSASGMTLTPKMERVPLSLPPQKYIGKGGPDLFSPELIKQTGAVYPSPSSPDLPLLPELPPARNPLYREEDDEDVAEPTPAPPVPPNWNVLTRVLKTEAQDEVLLETERSYRLTREERLRWRELITHESTLRRELARSSTREDFTRVAHDHRFAPLYAPPKWEVIIRILAPPPDKPKNRYRKKSEWESRSRRSSLPTLYEYDSDAASLRDPPRSRRSSYRSDHGDMRSMSEMMVDYAREQADTHSEVSAGTLLGRYYDDDSDSEHQYPHNPSWRHSLHRSVSQPSLARSATELTEQWTAPDGDVTPTPGRRARGSQGVTTFTSSEVRTFQASREWRD